The Deferrivibrio essentukiensis genomic sequence TAAAATATGTTTTTAAAACTTGACAAATTATCTTTTTACTTGTATTGAATGAATGCTCGTTCATAAAAATAAGGGGGCTTTATGTTGGAGTTTGAATTTAAAACTTTACCGCAAATTATGAAAAAAAACTCTGAAATTTACCCTGATAAGCCTGCTTTCAGGTTTAAGAGAAAGGGGAAATGGGAAGATATTACCTTTAAACAGTTTTATATTAAAGTAATGATGGCTGCCAGAGGTTTAATGAGGCTTGGTGTCAAACAGGGTGATAAAATTGCGATTCTTTCTGAAAACAGACCATTTTGGGCTGAGGCAGATTTTGCAATACTCTCTATTGGCGCAATAAATGTGCCTATTTACCCTACCAGTACACCGGAGCAGATTAAATACATTTTGAATCATTCTGAAGCAAAGGTATTGTTTGTTTCTAATAGGACTCAGTATAATAAGATATTTCAGATCAAGGATGAATTAAAATACCTTGAGCGTGTTGTGACTTTTGACAGGTTTCTTACCCATAAAATTTTTCCGGCTGATTCTATGTTGCAACTAATGGAGATTTCTGAAGATCTTGACCCTGTTGATGAGGCGGCAATTGAAAATGTTTACAGCAATATGGATACAGAAGAGGTGGCGACAATTATTTATACTTCAGGGACTACTGGTACTCCAAAAGGGGTGTTGTTGACGCACTATAATTTTATATCTGAAATTATACTTGGCACCAAAAAAATCCCAGAAGTCAACAAGGATGATATCTTTTTAAGTTTTCTTCCTTTAAGCCATGTTTTAGAGCGGGCAGTTGGTTATTATATACCGTTTTACAGAGGAGCAACAATTGCTTATGCAGAAAGCATTGAAAAGGTGCCGGATAACCTGGTTGAAATTAAACCGACTGCAATGGTTAGCGTGCCAAGACTTTTCGAAAAGATGTATTCCAGGATATTTGAAAATATTCACTCAATGCCTTCATTCAAAAAAAACCTTATCCACTCAGGTATAAAGGTTTCCCAAGAGTATGTTCATAAGAAATATATTGAGGGTAAAAGAGATAACTTTCTTAGGATGAAAAGGAAGTTTTTTGACAGATTGATTTTTAGCAAGATAAGGGAAAGACTTGGTGGTAAAATAAGATATTGTGTTTCAGGTGGTGCTCCCCTTGATAAGACGATAAATGAGTTTTTTTGGGCGATAGGTGTTCCTATTTTTGAAGGATATGGCCTTACAGAAACAAGCCCGGGAGTTTGTATCAATAATTTTACACACGTAAGATTTGGCTCAGTTGGGACGCTGTTTGAGGAAACGTATGCAAAGTTGGGAGAACAGGATGAATTGCTACTAAAGGGGCCGATGGTGACAAAGCTTGGATACTTTAAGAATGAAGAGGCTACAAAAGAGGCGTTTACAGAGGATGGATGGTTTAAGACCGGGGATGTAGGAAGGATAGATGAAGATGGCTTTATTTATATTGTAGACAGGCTGAAGGAGCTGATAATTACATCAGGTGGCAAGAATATAGCACCTCAGCCGATAGAAAATGAACTAAAGCTGGATAAATATATAAGTAATGCATTTGTGTACGGTGACAAAAAGCCTTATCTGACTGCAGTAATTGTACCTAACTTTGAGAGACTTTATGAATTTACAAGAGAGAATAAGTTAAACTATCTTGATGCATCAGATCTTGTCACCAAAGAAGAGATACTAAAATTATATCAAAGCAGGATAGATGAGGTGAATAAAAAACTTGCCAAATATGAAACAATCAAAAAATTTGTTCTTGTGCCAGTTGAGTTTACCATAGATGGTGGTGAGTTGACACCTACTTTGAAACTTAAGAGAAGGGTAATATATGAAAAATATAAAGATAAGATTGAGTGCCTTTATGATGAAAATGGTGATTGTTTTACTTGCACGTAAAGATAAAGTGTGCTATAAGTAAGTGAATTGCTGTTCAGTATAATAAAATATGGAGGACTGTGATGAAGCAAATTAAAAAGGCTGCAGTTTTGGGTGCCGGCGTAATGGGGGCAACTATTGCCGCACACCTTGCAAATGCCGGGCTTGATGTTGTAATGCTGGATATAGTTCCAAGAGAGCTTTCAGAAGAGGAAAAGGCTCAGGGGGTTACGGAAAGTGACAAAAGATTCAGAAACAGGATAGTCAACAATGCTTTGAATAACCTCATATCAATGAAGCCTGCTGCATTTTATCTTAAGGATTTTGCTAAAAATATAAAAGTAGGTAATTTCGAAGATGACATGCACCTTATTTCTGACTGTGATTGGATTGTAGAAGTAGTTGTAGAAAATATGGAAATCAAGAAAAAGCTTTTTGTGGAAAAGGTTGTTCCTAATCTCAAGAGGGATGATGTTATTATTTCAACAAATACAAGTGGCTTATCTGTAAACACAATGGCAGAGTTTTTACCTGAAAAGATAAGGCCAAATTTTTTGGTGACTCACTTTTTCAATCCGCCAAGATATATGAGGTTGATGGAGATAGTGCCATCCAGATACACTTCTGATGAAGTTGTTAATTTTATGTCCGAATTTATCAGTAAACGTTTAGGTAAAGGTATCGTATATGCCAAGGATACAGCCAATTTTATAGGTAACAGGATTGGCGTTTACGTTATCTACTCTGCGTTCAAACATCTCATGGATCTTGATATGACTGTTGAGGAAGCTGACCAGGCGGCAGGACCTGCAATAGGTATGCCAAGAACAGCCATTTTTAAATTGGCTGACCTTGTAGGTATTGATACTATTGTTCATATCGGTAAAAACTCTTACGAACTTTTAAAGGAAGATGATGAAAGAGATATCTATAAGATACCTGAATTTCTTCAGAAAATGGTTGATAGCGGACTTTGGGGGAATAAATCAAAACAGGGGTTTTATAAAAAAGTCAAAAATGAGTCAGGAAGAGTTACTCTTTACTATGATCTCAAGGACGGACAATTTAAGGAATCTGTTAAACCTAAATTTGCATCGGTAGGCCAAACAAAACAGCTTGATGATGTAAGACAGAAGATAAAGGTAATGGTAAATGGGAATGATAAAGCTTCCCAGTTTGCATGGAGGCTTTTGAGAGATGGCCTTATCTACACGTTCAAAAGAATCCCTGAAATATCAGACGATATTGTAAATGTAGATAACGCGATGAAGTGGGGTTATAACTGGGAGCTTGGGCCATTTGAAATATTTGATGCAATAGGTGTCAAAGAATTTGTTAAAAAATGTGAACAAGATGGTGTTGCTGTACCAGAGGCTCTTAAAAACATTGAGTCATTTTATAAATTTGAAAATTCAAAGCAGTACTATTATGACATAATTGCAGGTGAGTACAAGGAACTTGAACAGAAAGAAACCACTATAAATCTTAATATTTTAAAAAGACAGGGTAAAGTTGTTGAGAGTAATAAAGGTGCTTCAATAATTGATCTTGGTGACGGCGTTTTCTGCCTTGAATTTCATTCCAAGATGAATTCTATAAGCGGTGATATTCTTTCAATGACTAAAAAAGCTGTTAAGCGTGCAGAAGAGGAAGGTGTTGGGTTGGTGATAGCTAATCAGGGGAAGGCATTTTCTGTAGGTGCAAATCTGGCAATGCTTGCAGTTGCAATAGCTGAAGGCGCCTTTGATGATATCAATATGATGGTTAAGGCATTTCAAGATGCTGCAATGGCTATAAAATACTCACACGTGCCTGTAGTTGCAGCGCCATTTAATATGACTCTTGGCGGAGGGTGTGAGTTTTGTCTTCATGCCGATGCTATAAATGCTCACGCAGAAACTTATATGGGGCTTGTCGAAATAGGTGTTGGTCTTCTTCCGGCAGGAGGAGGCACAAAGGAGATGGCAATTAGAGCAATTCAGGAAGCAGAAAAATTTAATACTGACGTTTCCCCTTTTATATTTAAAAACTTTATGAATATAGCAATGGCTAAAGTATCAATGGGTGCTTACGAGCTCTATGATCTTGGGTATATGGATGATAACGATACAGTTACTATGGATATTGACAGACTTATTTATGATGCAAAAATGAAAGTTATTGCTATGTCTAAAAATTATAGACCTAAAAAACCACTTACAGAGCTTAAGGCGCCTGGAAGAAGTGTGGCTGCAAGTATTAAGAGTCAGTTATGGAATATGAAGATGGGTGGATTTATAACTGAGTATGAAGAGTATTTGGGTTCGATGATTGCTGATGTAATTACCGGTGGTGATGTAAATGCCGGGACTTTGATATCTGAAGAGTACCTGCTTAAGCTTGAAAGAGAAACTTTTGTAAAACTGTGTACTCAGAAGAAAACAATAGAGCGTATTCAACATATGTTGAAGAAAAATAAACCTCTTAGAAACTAATCAAGGTGGAGGAGATAAAATGAGAAATGCATATATTGTAAAAGCTTACAGGACTGCGGGCTGTAAAGCCAAAAAAGGGAAATTTAAAGATATGAGGCCGGATGATTTGGCAGGAGCTGCTATAAAATATCTGGTTGAAAAAACAGAAATAGATCCAATGACAATTGATGATGTAATTATTGGATGCGCTTTTCCTGAAGCAGAGCAGGGGATGAATATGGCAAGAGTTGCTTCATTTAAAGCTGGTCTGCCAATTGAAGTTCCGGCTGTGACAGTAAACAGATTTTGCTCAAGTGGGCTGCAAACTATTGCAATGGCAGCTGAAAGAATAATGGCTGGGTTTGCTGACTGCATTATCGCAGGTGGTGCAGAATCAATGACTATGGTGCCAATGGGTGGTAATAAATATAGTGCCAATCCATCACTTGTAGCTGAATGGCCTGAAACTTATGCGTCAATGGGGGTGACAGCTGAGCTTGTAGCTGCTAAATATAATATATCAAGACAAGAACAGGATGAATTTGCCTACAATAGTCATATGAAAGCTATTAAGGCTATAAATGATGGAAAATTTGCTGAAGAAATTGTTCCTGTTGAAGTAGAATACACATCTGTTGACGAAAAGAATAAGGTAAGAAAAGTCAAAGAAGTAGTTACAATTGATGATGGAGCAAGAGCTGATACATCTATTGAAGGGCTTGTAAAACTAAAACCGGTTTTCAAGGTGGACGGGAGTGTAACTGCCGGTAACTCTTCACAGATGACAGATGGAGCTGCAGCTGTGCTTGTGGTAAGTGAAGAATATTTAAAAAAGACAGGACTCAAACCTATTGCGAAATTTATAAGTTTTGCTGCTAAAGGTGTGGCTCCGGAAATAATGGGGATTGGGCCTGTTGCTGCAATTCCTGCTGCCCTTAAAATGGCTGGCCTTGAGCTAAAAGATATTGGGCTTATTGAGCTAAATGAAGCATTTGCAGCACAATCACTTGCTGTATTGAATGAACTCAATATTAATCCTGATATAGTAAATGTAAATGGTGGTGCAATTGCACTTGGTCACCCTCTTGGCTGTACTGGCTCAAAATTGACTGCAACTCTTCTAAGTGAAATGCAAAGAAGGGATGTAAAATATGGAATGGTTAGTATGTGTATCGGTGGCGGTATGGGTGCTGCAGGAATTTTTGAATTGTTAAAATAATGATATAAAGGAGAATACTATGGAAAAGAAACTTTTAAAAGGTGCTGAATATTTACTGACTGAAGTTTCAAAAGATGATGTTTTTACCCCTGAGGATTTCAGCGACGAGCAAAAGCAGATTGCTGAAACTACTGAAGAATTTGTGACAAATGAGGTAATGCCTGATATTGAAGCTATTGACCAGCAGGACTTTGACAAAGTTGTGGCTCATATGAAAAAAAGCGGTGAGCTTGGGCTTTTAATGATTGATGCGCCTGAAGAGTACGGCGGACTTGAGCTTGATAAAGCAACAAGTATGCTGGTTGCTGAAAAAATTGCACCAAGTGGTTCTTTTTCTGTAGCTTATGCTGCTCATACAGGTATTGGAACTTTGCCGCTTGTGTATTACGGTACAAAAGAGCAAAAAGATAAGTATCTTGAAAAAATTATTACTGGAGAATGGATTGCTGCATACTGTTTGACTGAGCCCGGCTCAGGAAGTGATGCTCTTGGTGCAAAAGCCACTGCAACTTTAAGCGAAGATGGAAAATACTATATTTTAAACGGTACAAAGCAGTTTATTACAAATGCGGGCTTTGCTGATCTTTTTACTGTTTTTGCTAAGATTGATAAAGAGCATTTTACGGCATTTCTTGTTGAAAGGACTTTTGAGGGCTTAGAGCTTGGTCCTGAAGAGAAAAAAATGGGTATCAAAGGCTCTTCAACTCGTCAGGTTATTTTAAATAACTGTAAAGTGCCTGTAGAAAATGTTCTTGGTGAAGTTGGAAAAGGGCATAAGATTGCTTTTAACGTTCTTAATGTTGGAAGGTTTAAGCTTGGTGCTGCTGTAAATGGTGCTGCTAAATATGCACTTTCTGAAGGTATTAAATACGCTAACGAAAGAAAGCAGTTTAACCTTCCTATCAGTAAATTTGGAGCAATAAAAGAAAAAATTGCTGATATGACTGCTTATGTTTACGCTTCAGAATCACTTATTTACAGACTTGCAGGTCTTTTGGACGACAAACTTGCAACAATAGACAAAAATATTGATAACTATTATGAAGAATATCAGAAAGGGATTGAAGAGTATGCTATTGAATGTTCTATTTCAAAGGTATTCTGCTCTGATGTCCTTGCAAAAGTAGTAGATGAAGTTGTTCAAATATTTGGTGGATATGGTTTTATCCAAGAGTATCCTGCTGAAAGATTTTACAGAGACGAAAGAATCAATAGAATTTTTGAAGGGACAAATGAGGTTAACAGACTTCTAATTCCAGGAATGATGTTAAGACGTGCAATGAAAGGTGAATTGCCATTCCAGAAAGAGGCAATGAAGGCAATAGAAGCACTTATGACGCCGTCATTTGATGAAATTGATACAGATGCACCTTTTGCAGTTGAAAAAGAGTTACTGAAAAACTTAAAGACACTTTATCTTGTAGTTTCCGGAGCTGCAGCTCAAAAATTTATGGATAAAATTGTTAAAGAGCAGGAAACACTTTTGGCGTTAGCTGATATTGCTATTCAGATTTTTGCAATCGAAAGTGCTGTGCTTAGAGCTGAAAAGAATCTTGGCAAAGTAACTGAGAAGAAAGCTGCACTTATGGCTGATGCCGTTAAGGTGTTCACATTTGATGCAGTTGAAATTATTGCTAAGGCTGCAAGAAAAGCTGCCTTTTTTGTGGAAGAAGGTGATAATCTGATGATGATTTTAAGTGGTATAAGAAGATTTACCAAATATGATGCAACAGGTCTTTTGCAGGCCAAGAGAAATTTAGCTGCTGCTGCAATTGAGGCAGAAAAATATATTTTCTAAAAGGGGGAATCCCCCCTTTTTTTCTTGTTACGAGGAATTATGATAGAGAAACATACGGTAAACACTCCTTATCCGGTTGGGCCTGTACATTTTTATGTAAAGAAGTATGATGATTTTGATGTGCTTTTTGACACAGGACCCTTTACTGAAGAGGCGAATAAGTACCTGAAAGAAAATGTAAATCTTGGCAAATTAAAGTATACATTTGTTACCCATTGTCATGCTGACCATTACGGGCTTATAGATTTTCTATCAAAAAATTCTGACAGCAAAATAATATTGTCCAGGCACGATTATTTAAGATTTTTAAGATTTGATGAGAGAAAAAATGGATTTTTAAATATTATTAAAGATTTCGGTTTTTCTTCGGATGAAATTAATATTATTGAAAACGTTTTGGTAAGATTTAAAAACGAAGTTCCCATGCCTGAAAATATCACTTTGCTTGAAGAATCAATGGATATACTTAAAAACCTTGAAATTAACTATATCCCCTGCCCAGGCCATTCTCAGAGTGATATTGTTTATCTTGTTGATAATTGTGCCATAACCGGTGATGTTGTGCTGAGAGATATATTTCAGACACCTCTTCTTGATGTGAATATTCAGGATTTTAAAAGTAGATTTTTAAATTATGATGAATTTTGCAAGACTATATTAAAACTAAAAAATATTGAAGAAAGAGTTTTCTTGCCGGGACACCGGGATTATATAGATAGTGTAGATGAGAGAATTTTGTTTTACTTGAATAAACTTATTGAAAGAACTGGATTTATAATGGAAGAACTGAAAAATGAGGGTGTTTATCCCGTATTGAAAAAGCTGACAGGAAGTATTTACGAAAGCCCACTGAAATCTTACCTGAAACTCTCTGAGATAGTGTTTATAGATGACTTTATAACAAATCCGGAAAAAATTATAAAATCACTTGAAAATATAAAAATTTACAATCAATTGGAAAGGCAATTTGATAAACTTTTCAGGAGGAAATAAAATGCCTTATAATTTTTTTGAAATAACCAAAGAAGGGAAGGTGGGGCTTGTAAAATTCAACAATGGAAAAAAGATGAATGCGTTAAACTGGTATTTTTGGGAAGAGCTTCCTGAGGTCTTAGATGAGATTGAAAATGACAAAGATATTAAGGTAGCTGTTTTTTATTCTGATGTTAAAGATTTTTCAATAGGGCTTGATATTTATGATTTTGGTGAAAGATTTCAGGATCTCATATTTACCAATGATAAACAAAAACTTTATGAGACAATAAAAATAATGCAGGAAGGGATGAACAGAATTGAAAAAGGGAAAAAGATTTATATATCGGCTGTCAATGGTTATTGTATCGGGGGAGCATTGGATTTTATTGCTGCGTGTGATTTGAGGTTTTGCTCCAAAAACGCTGTCTTCTCACTCAGAGAGACAAAACTTGGAATTGTTGCCGATATGGGTTCTTTACAAAGGCTTCCATATATTATAGGTTTTGGCAATTTAAAATATCTGGCTTTCACCGGAAAGGACATTGATGCGAAAAAGGCCTATGAAATCTCATTGGTTTCGGAGGTTTTTGAAAATGAGTCATTGCTACAAAATACAATGGAAATAGCAAATGAGATTGCTGATAACCCATATGAAACCCTGGCAGGGTGCAAACAGATAATAAACAATATTATCAAAGAGGATGTTAGTAATTCTCTTGAAGATGTTGCAATGTATAATAAAGAAAATCTCAATTTTATGAAAGTGATATCGAGGTTCAGTGAAAAATTGAAAGGGGGAAAGTAATGATCAAAACGGAAATTAGAGATAATATTGCATATATTATTTTGGATAACGGAGAAAATAAACAAAATATTGAATTTGCGGTTAAATTGCTTGAAGCTCTTGATGAAGTAGAAAAAAATAGCGATGCCACTGCTTTGGTAATTACATCGAGCGATGAAAAAAATTGGTCACAGGGCGTAGATTTGAATTTTATAATGAGCAGATTTGCATCAAAAGATTTTCAGAGTATAAAAGATTTTTTAAATAAAATGAATGAAGTTTTCAAAAAAATCCTTTCATATCCTATACCTGTGATTGCAGAAATAACCGGTCATGCTTTTGGAAACGGTGCACTGCTTGCCTGTGCGTGCGATTTTAGGTTTATGAAAAATGATAAAGGATTTTTCTGTTTTCCGGAAGTGGACGTAAAAATACCCTTTTTACCTTCAATGGTGGAATATGCAAAAAAAGCTGTTGGGTTTAAAGTACTGCAGGATATGCTTTTGACCGGGAAAAGACTGACAGCCCGTCAGGCTGAAGAATATGGGATATTAAAGAGCTTTGACGATTTGCAGTCACTTAAAAACGGAGTTTTTGAATTTGCAAAAGGGATGAATAAAGGAAGAAATATTTATAAAGAGCTTAAACTAAGGATGTATAAAGATGTTTTGAAAAGCTTTGAAGAGGATAAAAATTATATTGAAAATCTGCTGATATATTATCCTTAAATTTATATGTTAACTGCCGCAAAAAAATGCGGCAGTTTTTATTTTGATTTGACACAGTCTAACATTAATTGTAAAATTGGCAATGGTGAATGGGAAGAAAGTAAGCTTTATTTCTTATTTAATCAGATATTTTTTAATAGTTATATCTATTGTTGGCGTAATTGTTATATCAACTCTCGTATTTTTCTCGTATTATCAATATATTATAAATATTCAAAACACTAAAAATGAGTATCTTGAATACCAGAAAAAGTTAATCAAGAGTAAGGTGGATGATATCCTTGAATCCATTAACTTTTCCGTTTCAGAAAGTAAGAGAAAAGCAAGAGAAGTTGTAAAGTCAGAAGTTGAAACTGCTTCAAAAATAGCCTCAAATCTATACAAAAAGTACATAAACCTTATAGGAAAACAAGCTACTTTGACTATCGTTAAGGAATCTCTGAGAGAGATAAGATATAACAATGGTAGAGGGTATTTTTTTGCAATAGATATGGATGGAAATGAAATTTTAAATGCTGACAAGCCTGAATTGGAAGGGACAAATTTAAGTTTTATCAAGGATTCAGAAGGGCGTTTTGTCGTTAAAGATATGATTGATATAGCCAAAAATAAAAAAGAAGGTTTTTACGAGTATATATGGTCAAAGCCCGGCATGGAGGGGAATAAGTTTAAGAAGATATCCTATATCAAATATTTGCCCGAACTTGGATTAATAATTGGCACCGGAGAATATATTGAAGATATCATCGAAGATGCAAAAAAAGATATTCTTGCTAAAGCTTCGAATGTCAGATTTGGTAAATCCGGCTATATTTTTATTTTTGACTTTGAAGGTACATATCTTGTCCACATAAAAAAGGAATTAATTGGCAAAACAAGATTCTGGTATGTGGATAAAGATGGTGTGCAGGTGGGGAATGAACTACTAAAACTCTCTTTACAGCCTGAAGGGGGATATTTAAGCTATTACTGGCTAAGAGGGCAAGATGAGTATGTAAAAAAAATTGCATATGCAAAGGCATTTCCGCAGTGGAAATGGGTAATTTGCTGTGGGCTTTTTGAGGATGAAGTAAATGAAATATTAATCGAAAAAGAAAAAGAGTTTTCTGCTGACCTCAAAAGGCAGTTGGTATTTATTTTGTTGATTCTTATTGGTGTTTTGACTTCATTTTATCTGTTTTCATTTTATTATACAAGGCTTCTTAGAAAAGACGAAGGTGGAATTCTTGATATTATAAAGGATAATTCAGATAATTTTGAAATAAAAAATTTTCCTTTTAAATTTTCAGAGTTTGAAAGAATAGGGGACAGTATTGTCAGATACAAAATTGAGATAGAAAAGTTTAAAAGTGAGTTGTTGGAAAAGAATGAAGAATATAAGCGTCTTATTGAATTTTTGCCGCTTCCTGTAACCATTATTTCAAATGATAAATATCTTTTTGCCAACAATGAAGCCCTTGAAATGCTTAAAATTTCCCGGGGTGAAATTTATAAATATTCGCCATATGATTTTATTTACGGGGAAAAATCCTGTTTCTCTGATTTATTGAAATCTGATAGCCATATTTTAAACAGATTACTCTTTTTAAAAGACACCACCGGGAGAATATTTGAAGTGGATGTGACATCAACTAAAATTTTATATGAAGG encodes the following:
- a CDS encoding AMP-dependent synthetase/ligase produces the protein MLEFEFKTLPQIMKKNSEIYPDKPAFRFKRKGKWEDITFKQFYIKVMMAARGLMRLGVKQGDKIAILSENRPFWAEADFAILSIGAINVPIYPTSTPEQIKYILNHSEAKVLFVSNRTQYNKIFQIKDELKYLERVVTFDRFLTHKIFPADSMLQLMEISEDLDPVDEAAIENVYSNMDTEEVATIIYTSGTTGTPKGVLLTHYNFISEIILGTKKIPEVNKDDIFLSFLPLSHVLERAVGYYIPFYRGATIAYAESIEKVPDNLVEIKPTAMVSVPRLFEKMYSRIFENIHSMPSFKKNLIHSGIKVSQEYVHKKYIEGKRDNFLRMKRKFFDRLIFSKIRERLGGKIRYCVSGGAPLDKTINEFFWAIGVPIFEGYGLTETSPGVCINNFTHVRFGSVGTLFEETYAKLGEQDELLLKGPMVTKLGYFKNEEATKEAFTEDGWFKTGDVGRIDEDGFIYIVDRLKELIITSGGKNIAPQPIENELKLDKYISNAFVYGDKKPYLTAVIVPNFERLYEFTRENKLNYLDASDLVTKEEILKLYQSRIDEVNKKLAKYETIKKFVLVPVEFTIDGGELTPTLKLKRRVIYEKYKDKIECLYDENGDCFTCT
- a CDS encoding 3-hydroxyacyl-CoA dehydrogenase/enoyl-CoA hydratase family protein — translated: MKQIKKAAVLGAGVMGATIAAHLANAGLDVVMLDIVPRELSEEEKAQGVTESDKRFRNRIVNNALNNLISMKPAAFYLKDFAKNIKVGNFEDDMHLISDCDWIVEVVVENMEIKKKLFVEKVVPNLKRDDVIISTNTSGLSVNTMAEFLPEKIRPNFLVTHFFNPPRYMRLMEIVPSRYTSDEVVNFMSEFISKRLGKGIVYAKDTANFIGNRIGVYVIYSAFKHLMDLDMTVEEADQAAGPAIGMPRTAIFKLADLVGIDTIVHIGKNSYELLKEDDERDIYKIPEFLQKMVDSGLWGNKSKQGFYKKVKNESGRVTLYYDLKDGQFKESVKPKFASVGQTKQLDDVRQKIKVMVNGNDKASQFAWRLLRDGLIYTFKRIPEISDDIVNVDNAMKWGYNWELGPFEIFDAIGVKEFVKKCEQDGVAVPEALKNIESFYKFENSKQYYYDIIAGEYKELEQKETTINLNILKRQGKVVESNKGASIIDLGDGVFCLEFHSKMNSISGDILSMTKKAVKRAEEEGVGLVIANQGKAFSVGANLAMLAVAIAEGAFDDINMMVKAFQDAAMAIKYSHVPVVAAPFNMTLGGGCEFCLHADAINAHAETYMGLVEIGVGLLPAGGGTKEMAIRAIQEAEKFNTDVSPFIFKNFMNIAMAKVSMGAYELYDLGYMDDNDTVTMDIDRLIYDAKMKVIAMSKNYRPKKPLTELKAPGRSVAASIKSQLWNMKMGGFITEYEEYLGSMIADVITGGDVNAGTLISEEYLLKLERETFVKLCTQKKTIERIQHMLKKNKPLRN
- a CDS encoding acetyl-CoA C-acyltransferase; this encodes MRNAYIVKAYRTAGCKAKKGKFKDMRPDDLAGAAIKYLVEKTEIDPMTIDDVIIGCAFPEAEQGMNMARVASFKAGLPIEVPAVTVNRFCSSGLQTIAMAAERIMAGFADCIIAGGAESMTMVPMGGNKYSANPSLVAEWPETYASMGVTAELVAAKYNISRQEQDEFAYNSHMKAIKAINDGKFAEEIVPVEVEYTSVDEKNKVRKVKEVVTIDDGARADTSIEGLVKLKPVFKVDGSVTAGNSSQMTDGAAAVLVVSEEYLKKTGLKPIAKFISFAAKGVAPEIMGIGPVAAIPAALKMAGLELKDIGLIELNEAFAAQSLAVLNELNINPDIVNVNGGAIALGHPLGCTGSKLTATLLSEMQRRDVKYGMVSMCIGGGMGAAGIFELLK
- a CDS encoding acyl-CoA dehydrogenase family protein yields the protein MEKKLLKGAEYLLTEVSKDDVFTPEDFSDEQKQIAETTEEFVTNEVMPDIEAIDQQDFDKVVAHMKKSGELGLLMIDAPEEYGGLELDKATSMLVAEKIAPSGSFSVAYAAHTGIGTLPLVYYGTKEQKDKYLEKIITGEWIAAYCLTEPGSGSDALGAKATATLSEDGKYYILNGTKQFITNAGFADLFTVFAKIDKEHFTAFLVERTFEGLELGPEEKKMGIKGSSTRQVILNNCKVPVENVLGEVGKGHKIAFNVLNVGRFKLGAAVNGAAKYALSEGIKYANERKQFNLPISKFGAIKEKIADMTAYVYASESLIYRLAGLLDDKLATIDKNIDNYYEEYQKGIEEYAIECSISKVFCSDVLAKVVDEVVQIFGGYGFIQEYPAERFYRDERINRIFEGTNEVNRLLIPGMMLRRAMKGELPFQKEAMKAIEALMTPSFDEIDTDAPFAVEKELLKNLKTLYLVVSGAAAQKFMDKIVKEQETLLALADIAIQIFAIESAVLRAEKNLGKVTEKKAALMADAVKVFTFDAVEIIAKAARKAAFFVEEGDNLMMILSGIRRFTKYDATGLLQAKRNLAAAAIEAEKYIF
- a CDS encoding MBL fold metallo-hydrolase: MIEKHTVNTPYPVGPVHFYVKKYDDFDVLFDTGPFTEEANKYLKENVNLGKLKYTFVTHCHADHYGLIDFLSKNSDSKIILSRHDYLRFLRFDERKNGFLNIIKDFGFSSDEINIIENVLVRFKNEVPMPENITLLEESMDILKNLEINYIPCPGHSQSDIVYLVDNCAITGDVVLRDIFQTPLLDVNIQDFKSRFLNYDEFCKTILKLKNIEERVFLPGHRDYIDSVDERILFYLNKLIERTGFIMEELKNEGVYPVLKKLTGSIYESPLKSYLKLSEIVFIDDFITNPEKIIKSLENIKIYNQLERQFDKLFRRK
- a CDS encoding enoyl-CoA hydratase-related protein; protein product: MPYNFFEITKEGKVGLVKFNNGKKMNALNWYFWEELPEVLDEIENDKDIKVAVFYSDVKDFSIGLDIYDFGERFQDLIFTNDKQKLYETIKIMQEGMNRIEKGKKIYISAVNGYCIGGALDFIAACDLRFCSKNAVFSLRETKLGIVADMGSLQRLPYIIGFGNLKYLAFTGKDIDAKKAYEISLVSEVFENESLLQNTMEIANEIADNPYETLAGCKQIINNIIKEDVSNSLEDVAMYNKENLNFMKVISRFSEKLKGGK
- a CDS encoding enoyl-CoA hydratase/isomerase family protein; translated protein: MIKTEIRDNIAYIILDNGENKQNIEFAVKLLEALDEVEKNSDATALVITSSDEKNWSQGVDLNFIMSRFASKDFQSIKDFLNKMNEVFKKILSYPIPVIAEITGHAFGNGALLACACDFRFMKNDKGFFCFPEVDVKIPFLPSMVEYAKKAVGFKVLQDMLLTGKRLTARQAEEYGILKSFDDLQSLKNGVFEFAKGMNKGRNIYKELKLRMYKDVLKSFEEDKNYIENLLIYYP